The DNA window TAGCAATGCTGCCCTGTGGCAGAGTAAGGGTTCTGTCTACAAATACTGTGGTGTTTTGGTGAGGGTTGGCAAGGATAGGGTTAATTCCTGTACCTGCCAAAATCATGTaagaatgtggctgctcccaaattGAATCATTGGTGTTAATTGGGAGCAGCCATGTCACATAAAAGGAGAGCTAAGGGGTCCATTTGAGGAGGAAGTTTGGtgagttttttgtttaaaagatcagttcaatgaaggctcTGCCCTGCCTGAACAGTGTacctgtgggtttttttttttttttattgttttttttttttttttttttattgttttgtttgtgggtGTTTTTGCAAAAAACAATGTTCTAGTCAGGTTACTTAATTGAGACGGGAGGATGTTTCTTTGTTACATGGACACGATACTTGAAGAGGAAAAAAAGCTACTTTAGAAAAGTAATTATCTTTTCGTCAAATAGAAGTTTGggataaaacaaaaccaaaccattgTCGGCTACTCAAACTGCAGCTTCTGAGTCTCTGTATCTCTGTTAACCTGTCACATGCCCATGTCATCTCACTTCTTTAATGGCAACTGTTTGGGCACATCGGAAAAATATCTTTGtcctacagaaacaaacatgtatttctgCTATGAGACTGTCAATCATTTCATGAAGTCTTTTCAATGCTGCAGTTTATCTTGTgactgagtgtttgaagttataatCACAGAAAGTTTCTTTagtatactgtgtactgtatccTGACCTGTGCTCTCTCTCCTCAGACCCCACCCTGCCTGTGAGTGCTGCTGGCAAAGCCTCTTCATACAGACAGTCTGCACTGGTCCTCCTCATCCTGAGCTGTCTCTTACTGATTGCTGTCATCTCCCTCGCTGTGTATCGTGAGTATTCACACACTGTTAGCAGGGTTTCAAATCGCTTGTGTGGTATTGTGACAGggtggctttgtggtgacgtcaggccagaatgcaggaagaataaGACAGtcaaggtactgcagggcaaaaaggcACGAcgtgcacagtttatttaaacaaggacaaaataaataaaaacaaatcacaaacacaaaaacaaacccctaaggtccggctgggcagtagccttcactgatcttacAAGTTTTGGTTTTCCTcgctcctctcgctctcccatactaacctctgtacacccacccagagtgcagagagatgcaggtttttatacaggtgaccatctcctattaataaattcattaaatatggagatggccaccttctgcacaaagtTTTTTAATGTCCCATCCATTCTGCAGCACCATACAAAGCATACAGCTCTTCActgtcaaaaacaataacaaaacacggcTACACCATTgcatatactaataataataataataataataataataataataataaaaacatatatacaagcagggctttgccctgccccttttaataatgtgcagggctctctcctacTGCAGATATTCTCTATTTTAATCATCACCTCACAATGGGACCATTTCACAAACAACTgattaaaagttttgttttttaaaagtctaAGTTGATGAATTAAATAAAGTCTGACATTCAGTTTTATTCTCCTTTACATTACAAAGTCCATGAAACTGTTCTAAACTGATGTTAGCTTCTTCAATGAAACTCAAAGAAAGTGTCATGAATTTCAAAGTTTTATTCACATAAATGGACTTGTGAAAAGAGCATTCAGATACCAATTTCCCTTGATCAGTATGTGAAGTATGGACAGTGAATACCACTGCATTTCAGAGTCAGATTTACTGAACTGATTAATCAGCTTTAAACATGTGCAGAACAAGCTGGTTTAGTGCACTcgattgaacaaaactgtaattcACGCTtgtctgttttgcttgtttttctcagacttcaaaactaaagaaaacccTGAGAAATACACCAGCCTGTCCACAAATTATTCATCATTACTGGATCGGCTCCATAACTTGAGCAGTGACTACAGCAACCTCAATAAGAATCATTCTGAGCTGCAGAGTAACAACAGCAGACTCCAAAAAGAAAATTCTGAATTGAAAAAGAACAATACTGAGCTTTCTGTGAAATCATCAATCTTGAATAAATATTGTCCTCTCAAAGAAGGCTCTTCAAAGGGTGAGTTGTGCATTCTATACAATCCcatcattattatcattaacAGAGCGGACTGGATGAAAGAAATAATTCACCTATCTACTCTCTCAATCAATACAGACGGGTTAGGGTTGACTGGTTTGAAGAGCACAGCATTGACTGGGGGTGGGGTACTGAATGGGGTATCAGTCTTGGCTGTCAGTCCAGTCACTACTGCCCCACCCCTAGTTCTGCATTCATGGAACATGGACACTATGAAAGCAAGCAAGGGCTCAGAGTAATGAGGTTAAACGGGGAAAAATGAAGCAACCCTCCATTTACTCATCTGTCCCAATACTAGTCTGAGGGGAAGGGAGATGCAGTATCCTTCTGATAAAATCATGCTAATGCTCAGAATCAAGCCCTGTGTTGTAGGTGCAGCCCCCTTCAGATCTCcagatgtttttgtttaacatGCACTGCTTCTTTCTCTCACTGTGCAGAGCGGGTTTGTTGTCCAGAGAAGTGGGTGCAGTTCAATGGAAAGTGCTACTACTTCTCAACTGATACAATGGACTGGAACTCCAGCCAGGCTAGCTGTGTGTCAATGGGAGCAGACCTCGTAATTATAGAGAGTGAGGCAGAGCAGGTACGGTATTGCAAAAATTCAagttaaaaaatgattttgcaGAAAACCGACTGTCAGGAAAAATTGCTGTTCATGTATTTCTTAATTTCCTTTCCTTTAAGTACAGTAAGGGTCTCTCTTTCTTTAACctttagcagtccatttattcagcgcttgtcaggcacgtcaggttcaatttattttcatatgcactattttacatgtgctatttaaaatatatatgttttcagaataaaacaagtttaaaaggccctgcatagcaaaaggacatcagtactgcatctccagccaagccccaccccttgttcactgtatttttcacatacctctttatagacatgcatactgatttatcctctccttatcactcgttttatcaccaatcttctcaataatgcgatccaagtcattattttattactataacatctcaaaaagctctgcaaatgtctgtgatattctttgagtgctcgTTAGTGTCCGTGTTATTTCTGTGGCGCAGGGGCTACagtatgtgtattattttaactAAGCAAAATGTTGCTAAAGGGAGGTCGTTTTCTGTTTAGAGGTTCTTATTAGATAAAGCTAAATCCCAGACTGGGCAGAATTCCTACTGGATGGGCCTGACTGACGCTGTTACTGAAGGAGTCTGGCTCTGGGTGGACGGCGCTCCTCTCAATGACAAGGCAAAGTAAGAGCTTCAGTCTCACTCAGGATTAAAAGCATACATCAGTAAACAACCTAGTCATTTTCTACTGACAATGTGTGAAACTGACTGGCATTCTGCTCATCACTTTCAGATACTGGCACAGTAAGGAGCCGGATGACTGGAAGAAAGAGGACTTGTCTGGGGAGGATTGTGCACGTCTTGTATACGAGATACATTGGGCAAATTCTCTCTATACCTGGTTTGATGCATCGTGCACATGGCAGCAAAATAGAAGGATTTGTGAAAGAACGGCAgtgataattaatatttaaaatcagtGCGGGTCTGTTTCACTTTCTCTCTCTATTTAGATAGCAAACAAGCTACACAATCAATACCATAAGTTACTTACATTTAACTTTATCAAACTATGGTATCCAAgtgtttttatgaaaaatataaaacaaatacacattaaaaaaaatcaatccagAGCTTTTATAAAGAGTTTGTTGATTCAAATGCCATttctattactgtttttaaatttccCCTGACATTTGCaatcatttataaaaacagatcTAGAGAACAATGATAAGAACTAGGAACAATTACAAACATTCCTTAGAAAAGCTTTCCATAgtagcacagcaaagtgtaatgaagcacacagaGAGGGAAATTCCTACTGCTCATCTTTATCTTTTTTAGTTCTCCTGAGAAGAAATTAAAGTCTCAGTTTCATATCATGTATATCTCTAACATGTCTGAAATGTTTCTCCTAAAAGAACTACTGGAGAAATAAAATGAGCAACAAATTAGATGTATGAGAGACACATGAGCATTAGAAGAGAAATAAAACTGAGCAGTATGAGAAATAAGCGATATCTCATTTTCCTATCAATTACATCTCTTCAGTGTCTCAAATGTTTCTCCTAAAAGCGTTATTGGAGAAATACAAAAATCATTAAAGTGACAAATAATACTTATAGTTTAACCTTCCTTCCATTTCCTCAAGAGTTAAGAGTTATTACTTTTCCTGTAATGCGTTTTGAGATTCAGAAGTTTGAGTTTGTTATTACAAATTCCAGCTTattctcttttgaatgctttaGAATAGTACCCAAGACAATTTTTGCTTTTACTGCACAAATGTCTACCTCTAATAGTATGGGCCTATAAATCTCTCTAAGTCTCTCTGCAGCATTTACCCTCCAGCATAAACTACGCAAAATAATGAATATCACTGTAATAAAGGTAAAAATCATTCTTATATTCAATTtcaagaaaaacagcaaacaatatatttcactatataacaaaacttaattttattcTGAATAGTTTATGCAGAAAAGCGAATATTTTTGACTGTAGAATACTAAATGTTTGGATTATGCACTGTTCTTTGTcaagatgttttataaaacaaattaagctTGCTCtaagcttttaaaacaagacggtgtcaaaatgcatttttcttagTTAAAAGAACCAATCAAAATCATTTCAGACAtgtcattatactgtatattaacaaaTGAAAAGGGCTTTGTTTATGTTAAaccaattaatttaaattatctCCCTGAAGTTGTCTTGCAAGATGAAAAACGTGGCTAGTCTGACACAGAGAGACATTTATATGGGGCACACAATGTTAGTAAGGAAACGATTTGGGGAAGTTGCTGCAGTGCACAAGGGTTCAGCAAAAGGCTTTTGATCACTGTGCATGGTAAATTGGCTTCCCCGCCACACTTCCTCATGCTGACTTTAATCTGTTAAAGCTTCAGCCTCCtacaggcaatttccacctggagggctatgaccttaaacaaatcacattatcttccaaagtacattaagaacattaagaacattaagaaagtttacaaacgagaggaggccattcggcccatcttgctcgtttggttgttagtagcttattgatcccaaaatctcatcaagcagcttcttgaaggatcccagggtgtcagcttcaacaacattactggggagttgattccagaccctcacaattctctgtgtaaaaaagtgtctcctattttctgttctgaatgcccctttttctaaactccatttgtgacccctggtccttgtttcttttttcaggctgaaaaagtcccttgggtcgacactgtcaataccttttagaattttgaatgcttgaattaggtcgccacgtagtcttctttgttcaagactgaacagattcaattcttttagcctgtctgcatatgacatgccttttaagcccagaataattctggtcgctcttctttgcactctttctagagcagcaatatcttttttatagcgaggtgaccagaactgaacacaatattcaagatgaggtcttactagtgcattgtacagttttaacattacttcccttgatttaaattcaacacttttcacaatgtatccgagcatcttattagccttttttatagattccccacattgtctagatgaagacgtttctgagtcaacaaaaactcctaggcctttttcatagattccttctccaatttcaatatctcccatatgatatttataatgtacatttttatttcctgcgtgtagtaccttacacttttctctattaaatgtcatttgccatgtgtctgcccagttctgaatcttgtctagatcattttgaatgacctttgctgctgtaacagtgtttgccactcctcctacttttgtgtcgtctgcaaatttaacaagtttgcttactataccagaatctaaatcattaatgtagattaggaatagcagaggacctaatactgatccctgtggtacaccgctggttaccacactccattctgaggtttttcctctaatcagtactttctgttttctacatgttaaccactccctaatccatgtacatgtgtttccttgaatcccaactgcgctcagtttgagaattaatcttttgtgcgggactttgtcaaaagctttctggaaatctaaataaaccatgtcatatgctttgcaattatccattatggatgttgcatcctcaaaaaaatcaagcaagttagttaggcacgatctccctttcctaaaaccatgctgactgcctcccagtaccctgttaccatataggtaattttccattttggatcttattatagtttccataagtttgcatataatagaagtcaggcttactggtataaacagcacaggcatggtcagggcttgaattcaaggtaaccccctggccatcaggactaaaacctcagatttgatataagtcttactcagtaccacacaggaaggagatatccagaaaaaagaACCTAAAATACAAGAAACGCtttaatttgtttatattctattgtcattttttcaccttgtagcacatgaaaagagccagattttttttccagtgcttcctcaatatgtctactacactggataaaaatttgaaactgactgaataaagggatcaaattctacatgagtttttacaaagctaggcccaagggtccccaactctctccaaacctctccaaaaatgaatattgtgtaaatctttatggccagtcatataCTAGTTTCTTGACAAGTTCTAAAAGGGaagttaccttctggcacctcacatgctatacattgccacatgaattacattttgcaatccccttttttacttatttgtccaatatttcattcaaaaggtggcctttttggagagctatggggtgcccgaaatgtatccatgatgagtatgcatgacaaatactcttagttcatatgccacaactgtcaggcacattgctctcacataactgtgtgtttgtgctggaGAATgctgctactgagatttttttgtacctctgaattttcagtacctgactgtatttttgttactcactgcttgaaaatatgtaaatgtcaagaagcaaaataatgaggagattttttttttccaaaataaagtggttacactcattcaagcactgctgacaggtgaacatgtgttgattattggataaaggcgtctgctaaatgtgtgcataataataataataataataataataataataataataataagattgcagacacctttgctgctctaaatcaggctgccagactgaaaacacctcaattcctttcatctttacgttgattgacatgtggcaaacaaaggaactaagtgagtgattgttggagcaggcagacagcttatcttgaaaggctaagaaacctacgttgtctctaggtgagtagcatcactccttgtaatcatggaaatataaaaaagtttgctaaacactcccatgcaataatctaaatcaattaacatcaatgagaaaataataaagacggccagGAAGCAACAATTACGTCTtccaacttgtattgcatcgtaaagatcagggagcGTAtacaccagcacagcacagatgagacatggtgttgctctttactatgcaataaaaaggttgttaaaaaatgttatttctatgtgccccctgagagtcaaatggttgcattttctaataacatttacagtaaaaatgcatattgaaaattacacatAATAATTTTCTCCaacgctctccaacccagaaagttcaTTTTTGCCGtgactttcactattatccatttcctccaaaacttcaaaaagtctGAATCTATTTCTTTGGGAGGCTTTGGAATAttgctcgccatttcgttcgattttataaattttacgaATTGAAAAATGAGCAGAAAacagtaagaaaccttgatcctatgtgcatAACACTGCACGTTTGCAAATATGTTTCTTATTTACGTACGCACATCgcttactcttcaatggattaggctacaaacaaagtcaaggtatgaatgaacagcttgtgacctcccctacaatgtgatcagggagatttcaccatcaacagatacatgtaatgCCAGAGCAGCGAAAAGCACAGCTAATcaatcagagttgtttttgaaccatgaggtactagatacattgcgaagggaatatctcagcggtgaaatggtgaattcgaaaaattccttctcTGTTTggtggtaggaaaacaacgtttttgatatcgagtcagtttttttgctgttttgcttttgtaataatattacagatgattttttaaatataatgtgtaattccAGTATCAATGTTCCGCCCGCGGAACAgaggggcgtaagaggttaataaTGATTAgcaatttccattacatgagagtagatgttgaacttcatgctgatttgaactctgctctcgccaagataagcaccaactaagacatagctttgcagtaaactaaactccatccatttgcgttgttttccatctgacgatgtagatatctttctgcctggtgttgatagctgaagtgtaatgctggatcTAGGGATCAGTTCATTTTTCCTCCCCAGCGCATcggcacacacaacagctgcgatgctggctccagggatcaacccagtgcggtctccccagcgcatcagcatgacaaccatctggattgagctaagtagagtacatctctggggtcttcaagtgggcagctCCCATCCTTtctgtttcgttgactagcccatgacacctcaagagggctcaacagggattctggcatcccagcatcacccccctctgtcccccactcagctcagcccagcttacttacctgtacattagtgttgctttctttctattgtgcttgagatccccatccagtctttcagtctcaaccacagccagttgctgctcctttctgctgcttcagataagttcttcactgtgcgatgcaactcttggccactaaacctgacgtctctgagaaaccgtgctgtagagtgtgccacaaatccttgacaacccacc is part of the Polyodon spathula isolate WHYD16114869_AA chromosome 13, ASM1765450v1, whole genome shotgun sequence genome and encodes:
- the LOC121326233 gene encoding asialoglycoprotein receptor 1-like — protein: MSGEVLYSNVKFTRKPGDRAADKLCAGREGDVTYATLKFAVTPSSQQQQQTDPTHTADPTLPVSAAGKASSYRQSALVLLILSCLLLIAVISLAVYHFKTKENPEKYTSLSTNYSSLLDRLHNLSSDYSNLNKNHSELQSNNSRLQKENSELKKNNTELSVKSSILNKYCPLKEGSSKERVCCPEKWVQFNGKCYYFSTDTMDWNSSQASCVSMGADLVIIESEAEQRFLLDKAKSQTGQNSYWMGLTDAVTEGVWLWVDGAPLNDKAKYWHSKEPDDWKKEDLSGEDCARLVYEIHWANSLYTWFDASCTWQQNRRICERTAVIINI